The proteins below are encoded in one region of Chelmon rostratus isolate fCheRos1 chromosome 21, fCheRos1.pri, whole genome shotgun sequence:
- the grb7 gene encoding growth factor receptor-bound protein 7 — protein sequence MTEVAGPWMEVFERKEKSGGTETLLGGSTRTLAPLTADSPSIRRSQPILIASNRVKGVESFSSSIPSIPNPFPELCSPSKSPVLTGSLPPQSSDKHLIKVYGEDSHSRSVWVSAEATAREVCHLLVQTAHCSDQENWALLELHPSLGLERCLEDHEVVLEVQGTWSLNGDTRLIFCKNYAKYEFFRKPMLFFPECMISDSADVSKGMTSSELIQNLLRSGTCPEIQGFLLVKEPSRKAWKKVYFFLRRSGLYCSTKGSSKEPRHLQYVADLEDLNVYTVVNSRKLYGAPADFTFCIKPSRNPVRTQDLKILCAENEQTRTCWTSAFRLFKYGKQLQCNYQLSKSAPRSPEGSRLTDGKSKSEASLVAMDFSGKAGGRVIQNPMEAQSAEREEGQAWRRREALRCSLPNLNSAARPSSIHKSQPWFHGGVSRKEAQRLIEKQGLVDGMFLIRESQQHAQCFVLSLCYKLKTKHYLVIPCEEGGRKYFTMDDGLTLFIDLLQLVEFHQINKGILPVCLKHPCVCVAL from the exons ATGACGGAGGTGGCCGGTCCCTGGATGGAGGTGTTCGAGAGGAAGGAGAAGTCAGGTGGAACGGAGACGTTGTTGGGGGGCTCCACTCGGACTCTGGCTCCTCTCACAGCAGATTCGCCGTCCATACGCCGCTCCCAGCCGATCCTCATCGCCTCAAACAG GGTTAAAGGTGTAGagtctttctcctcctccatcccatCGATACCCAACCCCTTCCCAGAGTTGTGCAGCCCCTCCAAGTCTCCCGTGCTCACTGGTTCACTTCCACCACAGTCCAGTGACAAACAC ttgatAAAGGTGTACGGAGAGGACAGCCACAGCAGGTCGGTGTGGGTTTCTGCAGAAGCGACAGCCAGAGAAGTGTGCCACCTGTTGGTCCAGACGGCTCACTGCAGCGACCAGGAGAACTGGGCTCTCCTCGAACTCCACCCCTCCCTTGGCCTGG AGAGATGCCTGGAGGACCACGAGGTTGTGCTGGAGGTTCAGGGGACCTGGTCTCTCAACGGTGACACGAGGCtcattttctgcaaaaactACGCCAAGTACGAGTTCTTCAGGAAGCCGATG CTCTTCTTCCCAGAGTGCATGATCTCCGACAGCGCCGATGTCAGCAAGggaatgacatcatcagagcTCATTCAG AACCTGCTGAGGTCCGGGACGTGTCCAGAGATCCAGGGTTTCCTCCTCGTCAAAGAGCCCAGTCGGAAAGCCTGGAAGAAGGTCTACTTTTTCCTGCGCCGCTCTGGACTCTACTGCTCCACCAAGGGATCCTCCAAG GAGCCTCGACACCTGCAGTATGTGGCTGACCTGGAGGATCTGAACGTGTACACGGTGGTGAACAGCCGCAAACTGTACGGAGCACCTGCAGACTTCACCTTCTGCATCAAG CCCTCCAGGAACCCCGTTCGCACTCAGGACCTGAAGATCTTGTGCGCTGAGAACGAACAGACACGAACTTGTTGGACTTCGGCTTTCAGGTTGTTCAAG TACGGGAAGCAGCTTCAGTGTAACTACCAGTTGTCCAAGTCGGCCCCACGGAGCCCGGAAGGATCCAGACTCACAGATGGCAAA tcaaaGTCGGAGGCGAGCCTGGTGGCCATGGACTTCTCCGGGAAGGCCGGCGGACGGGTCATCCAGAACCCGATGGAGGCCCAGagtgcagagagggaggagggccAAGCctggagg AGGAGGGAAGCCCTGAGGTGCAGTCTGCCCAACCTCAACTCTGCTGCGAGACCCTCCT CCATCCACAAGTCCCAGCCGTGGTTTCATGGTGGCGTGTCCAGAAAGGAAGCTCAGAGGCTGATAGAGAAGCAGGGCCTGGTGGACGG gaTGTTCCTGATCCGTGAGAGTCAGCAGCACGCCCAGTGTTTCGTCCTCTCGCTGTGCTACAAGCTGAAGACCAAACACTACCTCGTCATCCCT TGcgaggagggaggcaggaagTACTTCACCATGGACGACGGCCTGACGCTCTTCATAGACCTCCTGCAGCTGGTGGAGTTCCACCAAATCAACAAGGGCATCCTCCCTGTGTGCCTCAAACACCCCTGTGTCTGCGTGGCACTGTGA